In Deferrivibrio essentukiensis, the genomic stretch TAATGCAGATAGTTTTAAAACAATTGATGCAAACAGTTTTTATATAGCAAACCTTTTAGAGTCTAATGGTGCACAAGTTACTTATTTGGGCATTGCAAAAGATAGTGTCGACGACTTGGTTGACAAAATTAAGTCTGCCAACAATTATGATTTTATAATAACTTCAGCAGGTATTTCCGAAGGGGATTTTGACGTGGTAACCAATTCTGGTAAGACTTTGGCAATTAATTGGATTTTTAAAGGGGTAAGTCAAAAGCCTGGAAAACCATTTTCATTTGGTTTATTTGGGGAAAAACCGATTTTTGCTCTGCCGGGTAATCCTGTAAGTTCAGCGTTTTGTACATTTTTTTATATACTCCCGTTTTTGAAAAAGATGACCGGATTAGATAAATATTTAAATGATGTGGTAACTGCAACAACAACTGTGCCAATGTTTAAGAAAAACAAAAGGGTACATTTCAATAGAGGAATTTTGAAATATGACGATGTGCGAAGGGAATTTATGGTGACGCCATACGGCACTCAGGATTCTCACATTATCTCATCTATTGCATCCAGTAACAGCTATATTGTAGTAGATGAAGATACTACCGGGGAGATAAAAGCCGGAAGCGAAGTTAAATGTTATATTTATGATAAAGATTCAATTTTCTGATATTCCGGTTGTTTACGAAGATGATTTTTTGGTAGTGATTAACAAGCCTCACGGGATACTTGTAGTGGAGGATAGATATGATAAAAACCTCCCTACCCTAAAAAGTATATTAAAAGAAAAATATGGTGAGATTTTTGTTACACATAGGCTTGATTTCGGCACTTCCGGTGTAATGATATTTGCAAAGGACACATTTGTTCATAAAAGAATAAATGAACAGTTTGAAAAAGGGGAAGTTGAAAAAGAGTACTTGGCGCTGGTTAAAGGGACAGGTTTTCTTCCTGTAACAGTGATGTTGCCAATCTCAAAAAGAAACTCAAAAGGGAGATACAAAATTAACTTTAAATCGGGCAGGAAAGCCATAACAACATTTCTCCCAATAAAGGAATTTAAAAATACTACTCTTGTTAAGGCAATACCCTTAACAGGAAGAACTCATCAGATAAGAGTCCACTTGAAATCGATTAAATTCCCATTAGCAAAAGATTTCTTATATGGAGAGAAATCTGAAGATAAAAGATTGACCCTTATGTGTTCTAAAATGTCATTTATGCACCCTAAAACGGAAGAGAATTTGACTTTTGAACTGAATTTGTCTGACTTCTTAAGTCAAGCTATTTCTTGATATTCAATACATTTAGTTGACAAAATTCAAATACTTATTTAATATTAGCTAATTTAATTCGGGGGAATTATGTATCTTTATGCACAACTTGAGTTTGTTTTTCTGCAAAATGCAAGGGTGGGCGATATCCCTTTGCTTTTTATTATGTCTAATAAAGAGCGTTTTAGAGGCAAAATCGTAGATTTCGATCAATATACTATTATAATTGATGATGCCGGTGTGAAGATTAATATTGCTAAAAGGGATATAGCTACAATAGCTTCTGCTAAAGACGTTATTGATGTGGAATATATAAGTAAGACTTATTATCAAGCTCACAAGGGCAGACATCCAAAGCATGTTAGGCCCCCTATGCAGGATATTTTTCTTAACGAAGTGCGTAAATCAAGGTCTCCTATTGTCGCTTATTTAAGAAATGGTGTAAAAGTAAAAGGGCTTTTAATCGGATTTGATGACTATACAATGCTGACATCTTTTGAAGATAGACAACAGCTAATTTATAAGACTGCTGTATCAACAGTTTATCCTCTGTATCAGGTTGGTGAAATAATTAAATACGATGGAGAGAGAGGGTAGCGATGGAGAAATCCGAAATAAAAATTTTAGTGGTGGATGACGAAGAGCATACAAGATTGGGGTATGCTGAAGTGTTGAAGCTTGAAGGTTATAATGTTGATGCCGCTGAGAATGGCTTAGAAGGGTTGAAGTTTGCCAAAAATAAAAGTTATGATGTGATCGTGACAGACCTTAGAATGCCTGAGATGGATGGTGCTCAATTCATTGAAAATTTAAGGAAATTTGACAAAGATGTAAAGGTGGTGGTTATCACAGCTTTTGGAAGCTTTAAATCATACAAACACCTTACTTCACTTGGTGCTGTAGAATATATAAATAAACCGGTAAGAGCAAAAGATTTAAAAGAAGCAATAATAAAAGTACTTAGTTTATAGTGTTTTCAAGTTCCTATTAAAAATTTCGGAAAAACTGTTGTCGTTGTGCAATTTGATTTGCAATGTTTCTTTAATCTTGTTTTGGGTGTAATTTTCAATAGTCGGCATTGAGAAAAATTTGGCTGCTAATACTGTAGGGTCACCGGTAAAAAAAGATACTTTTTTGGAATATTTCTTAGGGATTATGTTAATATCAAGTAAATTATTTATGAGATTTTCAAAATTAATAAAGCTATTAATGCTGATATTTTGTATTTTCCCGTAATTGGTTTCAATATATTCAAACAACGAATTTAAAATAACTTTCAGATATTTTATCTTTTCAATAAAGTCCTCATCAATATAAAGACTGACCCCTTTCTTTCTATAGATATAGAATATTTTTTTGTCATCTATTTGTGATATTT encodes the following:
- the glp gene encoding gephyrin-like molybdotransferase Glp, with protein sequence MAGNLIRPLDALNEVLKCAKVMSYEFVDIFTAPGRVLFENPISKRFLPPLDNSAMDGYAVKFEDIKNIPVKLKVIGNIQAGDSIEGLSLNNGEAFKIMTGAFVPEGADTVVEYEVTEQVEDQVTILKEKKKGANIRVKGEDVGVGSVIEVKGKVVTPEIYARLISVGVNFVKVYTKPKALVIGTGNELAYPGDNADSFKTIDANSFYIANLLESNGAQVTYLGIAKDSVDDLVDKIKSANNYDFIITSAGISEGDFDVVTNSGKTLAINWIFKGVSQKPGKPFSFGLFGEKPIFALPGNPVSSAFCTFFYILPFLKKMTGLDKYLNDVVTATTTVPMFKKNKRVHFNRGILKYDDVRREFMVTPYGTQDSHIISSIASSNSYIVVDEDTTGEIKAGSEVKCYIYDKDSIF
- a CDS encoding RluA family pseudouridine synthase produces the protein MIKIQFSDIPVVYEDDFLVVINKPHGILVVEDRYDKNLPTLKSILKEKYGEIFVTHRLDFGTSGVMIFAKDTFVHKRINEQFEKGEVEKEYLALVKGTGFLPVTVMLPISKRNSKGRYKINFKSGRKAITTFLPIKEFKNTTLVKAIPLTGRTHQIRVHLKSIKFPLAKDFLYGEKSEDKRLTLMCSKMSFMHPKTEENLTFELNLSDFLSQAIS
- the hfq gene encoding RNA chaperone Hfq translates to MYLYAQLEFVFLQNARVGDIPLLFIMSNKERFRGKIVDFDQYTIIIDDAGVKINIAKRDIATIASAKDVIDVEYISKTYYQAHKGRHPKHVRPPMQDIFLNEVRKSRSPIVAYLRNGVKVKGLLIGFDDYTMLTSFEDRQQLIYKTAVSTVYPLYQVGEIIKYDGERG
- a CDS encoding response regulator — protein: MEKSEIKILVVDDEEHTRLGYAEVLKLEGYNVDAAENGLEGLKFAKNKSYDVIVTDLRMPEMDGAQFIENLRKFDKDVKVVVITAFGSFKSYKHLTSLGAVEYINKPVRAKDLKEAIIKVLSL